Proteins encoded within one genomic window of Halocatena marina:
- a CDS encoding cob(I)yrinic acid a,c-diamide adenosyltransferase — MHETDDETTDPDQVRKHTPGGGVKPAAHPIDPNVPEEFGLVQAWWGNGKGKTTAAMGMGFRAAGHGYRVHMLQLMKGGADSVEAVRGEYNAIESMPGFSYENLGHYGWHGMQDGSKDDSHKDEAQAGYSRAEELLRAAAAADLTGELPLDAPPEDGMHLLILDEILYAADRELIDPADVITLIEKKPEHLELVMTGSHNRPEYLLDHADLVTNVRKEKHPIDEGQRGRKGTEF; from the coding sequence ATGCACGAAACAGACGACGAAACAACTGATCCAGATCAGGTTCGCAAACACACGCCCGGCGGAGGCGTAAAGCCAGCTGCTCACCCGATTGATCCGAATGTCCCCGAGGAGTTCGGGCTCGTTCAGGCATGGTGGGGTAATGGCAAAGGAAAGACAACAGCAGCCATGGGGATGGGCTTTCGTGCGGCCGGTCACGGCTATCGGGTGCATATGCTCCAGTTAATGAAAGGTGGTGCTGACAGCGTTGAGGCGGTTCGTGGCGAGTACAATGCTATCGAGTCGATGCCCGGCTTTTCCTACGAAAACCTTGGTCACTACGGCTGGCACGGTATGCAGGACGGCTCCAAAGATGATTCCCACAAAGACGAGGCTCAGGCTGGCTACAGTCGAGCTGAAGAACTTCTACGAGCAGCTGCCGCGGCCGATCTAACTGGAGAACTACCGTTGGACGCTCCTCCCGAGGACGGAATGCATCTCCTGATTCTGGACGAGATTCTCTACGCGGCTGATCGTGAACTCATCGACCCTGCGGATGTCATTACCCTGATCGAGAAGAAACCCGAACACCTTGAGCTCGTCATGACTGGAAGCCACAACAGACCGGAGTATCTCCTCGATCATGCCGATCTCGTCACTAATGTCCGGAAGGAAAAGCACCCGATCGACGAAGGGCAACGAGGTCGGAAAGGAACAGAGTTCTAA
- a CDS encoding NOP5/NOP56 family protein yields MTESDGWFVGVDFDDDDRLAEQIRTGRSDVSDANDHDWSSLAVESGVASDEEEYYERLREVTLTATRAAVRERALADDRQIVHAVRAMDDAERVANELAERVSEWAGSRFEDAGAGVRYARSLAEKEPNEHGASATTSVDEQLVSFGARVRDLDDESTSLRRYLERTVPEVAPNLAMLAGPVLAARLIALAGGLETLAKKPSGTVQVLGAEDALFAHLRGRATAPKHGVIYVHEYVSGTAREHRGSAARALAGKLSIAARVDHYSGDRRPELQTALDERIDRIRSRRED; encoded by the coding sequence ATGACCGAATCCGATGGCTGGTTTGTCGGCGTCGATTTCGACGACGACGACCGACTGGCCGAGCAAATTCGCACGGGGAGATCGGATGTTTCCGACGCCAACGACCACGATTGGTCTTCCTTGGCTGTCGAGTCCGGGGTTGCAAGCGACGAGGAGGAGTATTACGAGCGCTTGCGCGAGGTAACGCTGACGGCGACCCGTGCTGCGGTGCGCGAGCGCGCCTTGGCTGACGATCGGCAGATCGTTCACGCTGTCCGAGCGATGGACGACGCAGAACGTGTTGCGAACGAACTCGCAGAGCGTGTTTCCGAATGGGCTGGAAGTCGCTTCGAAGACGCTGGAGCGGGTGTCAGATACGCACGAAGCCTCGCCGAAAAGGAGCCGAACGAACACGGAGCCAGCGCGACCACTTCGGTCGATGAGCAACTCGTTTCGTTTGGTGCTCGCGTTCGAGATCTCGACGACGAGAGCACGTCACTCCGGCGATATCTCGAACGGACGGTTCCAGAGGTTGCACCGAACCTAGCGATGCTCGCCGGACCAGTGCTTGCCGCGCGACTCATCGCGCTCGCAGGCGGTCTCGAAACCCTCGCAAAGAAACCAAGCGGAACCGTACAGGTTCTCGGGGCAGAGGACGCGCTCTTTGCCCATCTCAGGGGACGAGCAACCGCTCCGAAGCACGGCGTTATCTACGTTCACGAGTACGTCTCGGGGACTGCTCGTGAACACCGGGGCTCTGCGGCCCGCGCGCTCGCTGGAAAACTGTCGATCGCGGCCAGAGTTGATCACTACTCCGGTGACCGGCGACCGGAGTTACAGACAGCGTTGGACGAGCGAATCGATCGCATTCGGTCGCGGAGGGAGGACTGA
- a CDS encoding fibrillarin-like rRNA/tRNA 2'-O-methyltransferase, with translation MSLPTLPTGVERRLFDGDERLATRGASVYGEPTDGEWRVWDARRSKLGAMLEHGMETGLSGGETVLYLGAAAGTTVSHVADFSGPTYAVEFAARPTRDLLTVAEDRQNLFALLKDARKPETYAHIVEPVDVIVQDVATRGQAHVARANRPFLRDDGRLLAAVKARSEDVTADPESVFEQFSSQLDGYEILETQRLEPFHDDHLAVVARPDRDH, from the coding sequence ATGTCTCTTCCAACGCTTCCCACGGGTGTCGAACGGCGGCTGTTTGACGGTGACGAGCGGCTAGCGACGCGCGGCGCATCGGTCTACGGTGAACCAACGGACGGTGAATGGCGGGTGTGGGACGCGCGACGTTCGAAGCTCGGCGCAATGCTCGAACACGGGATGGAAACTGGTCTCTCTGGCGGTGAGACTGTGCTGTATCTCGGTGCAGCTGCGGGAACGACAGTCAGTCACGTCGCTGATTTTTCTGGGCCGACCTACGCGGTGGAGTTCGCTGCTCGTCCAACGCGCGATCTCCTCACGGTTGCCGAGGATCGGCAGAACCTCTTTGCGCTGCTCAAAGACGCTCGCAAGCCCGAAACGTACGCCCACATCGTCGAACCAGTTGATGTCATCGTACAGGACGTCGCCACCCGTGGGCAAGCCCACGTCGCGCGCGCAAATCGCCCATTCCTCCGGGATGATGGCCGCCTGCTTGCTGCCGTCAAGGCACGCAGCGAGGATGTTACTGCCGACCCAGAAAGCGTGTTCGAACAGTTTTCATCCCAGTTGGATGGCTATGAAATACTGGAAACCCAGCGGCTGGAACCGTTCCACGACGACCACCTCGCGGTGGTCGCTCGGCCAGACCGAGACCACTGA
- a CDS encoding helix-turn-helix domain-containing protein — MILQQTRDKAMSAKELSEECDISVSTVYRRAERLVECGLLSERRVAHPDGNHHSMYEARLNELTIRLGDEGFEIIISEKPTGDLADRFTEIWEGL; from the coding sequence ATGATTCTTCAACAGACACGAGACAAAGCAATGTCAGCGAAAGAACTCAGTGAAGAATGCGACATTTCCGTTTCTACAGTTTATCGACGAGCTGAACGGCTCGTCGAGTGCGGGCTTCTTTCTGAACGACGCGTTGCACACCCAGATGGCAATCACCATAGCATGTATGAGGCACGGCTGAACGAACTCACTATTCGTCTCGGAGATGAGGGTTTTGAAATAATTATTTCTGAGAAGCCAACAGGTGATCTCGCTGATCGATTTACAGAGATATGGGAGGGACTGTAA
- a CDS encoding class I SAM-dependent methyltransferase, protein MGFHTYDIENADALEDFARYRYLSVEELLSLFNPSGTVADLGSGTGFYTDDVAPYAETLYAVDVQDEMHERYREKGVPENVECVTAEVSDLPFDDASLNCAFSTMTYHEFASDAALEELARVVEPDGVIGIADWTSNGTGEDGPPTNERYALADARTALTDAGFEIEYADERHETFVLRARRL, encoded by the coding sequence ATGGGCTTTCACACGTACGACATCGAGAACGCCGACGCGCTGGAAGACTTCGCTCGATACCGGTACCTTTCGGTCGAGGAACTGCTCTCGCTGTTCAATCCGTCCGGAACGGTCGCGGATCTCGGTAGTGGGACGGGGTTTTATACAGACGACGTGGCTCCCTATGCCGAAACGCTGTACGCCGTCGATGTACAAGATGAGATGCACGAACGATACCGTGAGAAAGGAGTACCTGAGAACGTCGAATGCGTTACTGCTGAAGTGAGCGATCTCCCGTTCGATGATGCTTCGCTGAACTGTGCATTCTCGACGATGACGTACCACGAATTCGCAAGCGATGCGGCACTTGAGGAACTTGCGCGTGTTGTAGAACCTGATGGAGTAATCGGAATCGCAGATTGGACCAGCAACGGAACTGGGGAAGACGGCCCACCGACAAACGAACGCTACGCGCTTGCCGACGCCCGAACGGCACTCACCGACGCTGGATTCGAGATCGAATACGCTGACGAACGCCACGAAACGTTCGTTCTCAGGGCTCGACGACTCTGA
- a CDS encoding phosphatase PAP2 family protein — protein MSRGFGEIGVIKQLPESIIAIAGLITQLGDMWFVVLWIIGTYWIVSRDSSITNTPLQDCSYLFALALGTSALTMSLKHVFMLPRPPGATTAMLPAWLPASSKPVYESLVTSGGFGFPSGHALKSTAVYGGAALLFTKRDGQNYLVPAAIVTIVALSRVVLGVHYVVDILTGILLGLLFLVGMNRLTKADPRPAFVVSTLLGLIAVVLSQSYTSVLVVVAGGLGLGSWEYSHK, from the coding sequence ATGTCGCGTGGATTCGGAGAGATCGGTGTCATAAAGCAGCTTCCAGAGTCGATTATCGCTATCGCCGGACTCATCACACAATTGGGCGATATGTGGTTCGTTGTACTGTGGATCATCGGGACGTATTGGATCGTGAGCCGTGATTCGTCGATTACGAATACACCGTTACAGGATTGTTCGTACTTATTCGCGCTTGCACTTGGTACGTCTGCATTGACAATGAGTCTCAAGCACGTTTTTATGCTCCCGCGGCCGCCGGGAGCCACGACTGCTATGCTCCCGGCGTGGCTTCCAGCGAGCAGCAAACCGGTGTACGAGTCGCTGGTGACGAGCGGTGGCTTTGGATTTCCCAGCGGGCACGCCCTGAAATCGACCGCTGTGTACGGTGGCGCAGCGCTGCTGTTCACGAAACGGGACGGGCAGAACTACCTCGTACCAGCAGCGATCGTAACGATCGTGGCGCTCTCTCGTGTCGTTCTCGGCGTTCACTACGTTGTTGATATCCTCACAGGCATCCTCCTTGGACTGCTGTTTCTCGTCGGAATGAACCGGCTTACGAAGGCGGATCCACGTCCCGCGTTCGTCGTTTCCACCCTACTCGGTCTCATCGCGGTCGTACTCTCTCAAAGCTATACGTCTGTCTTGGTCGTCGTGGCTGGAGGGCTCGGGCTCGGAAGTTGGGAGTACAGTCACAAATGA
- the folP gene encoding dihydropteroate synthase yields MQNVDAAGLGIGDSYSPRIMGVLNVSEESPYEPSVFDEPSGAAAYVDERLIDQGADIVDIGLESANKRFSVLSADEELKRLDTAIETIASVSGDAVFSIETRYHEVAAAALDAGFDMVNDICGFADPEMPRVCEEYDAPVVKMASPPDLERPGAVESPEEIYEALQMNGFTDKTIIDPAFGGWSAEKTLEDDRETFARLEEFRGLGRPLLVSINRKNFLRELAGRSTDDALPVSLAATSMAVERGAHVIRTHDVAETRDAAIIGREFSQYRPSETRLGIEELDDVSQGIERHFEQSDGSPDSSVIRTFELSGLSTVDQSCLSTLAAEHGATFIHGERGVLLGTTEALSALAENGETGAVSEKMDDDHASLEPVLEAIEERVNGGR; encoded by the coding sequence ATGCAGAACGTGGACGCCGCCGGTCTCGGTATTGGTGATTCGTATTCACCTCGGATCATGGGTGTGCTCAACGTCAGCGAGGAGTCGCCGTATGAGCCGAGTGTGTTCGACGAGCCGAGCGGGGCAGCCGCCTACGTCGATGAGCGTCTCATCGATCAGGGAGCGGATATCGTTGACATCGGTCTCGAATCGGCGAACAAGCGGTTTTCAGTACTTTCAGCCGACGAGGAGTTAAAGCGGCTCGACACCGCTATCGAAACCATCGCATCGGTGAGTGGTGACGCCGTTTTCTCCATCGAGACGCGCTATCACGAGGTTGCCGCTGCTGCTCTCGACGCAGGATTCGATATGGTGAACGACATCTGTGGCTTCGCCGATCCCGAAATGCCCCGTGTCTGTGAGGAGTACGATGCTCCCGTCGTCAAAATGGCGAGTCCACCGGATCTCGAACGGCCGGGAGCGGTCGAATCTCCCGAGGAGATTTACGAAGCATTGCAGATGAACGGCTTCACAGACAAGACTATCATCGATCCCGCATTTGGCGGATGGAGTGCCGAGAAGACGCTCGAAGACGACCGGGAGACGTTCGCTCGCCTCGAGGAGTTCCGTGGACTGGGTCGACCACTCCTCGTCTCGATCAATCGCAAGAACTTCCTCCGGGAGCTTGCCGGACGCTCGACCGACGACGCGCTCCCCGTTTCGCTTGCAGCCACGTCGATGGCGGTCGAGCGCGGTGCTCACGTCATCCGTACACACGACGTCGCCGAGACGCGCGATGCGGCCATCATTGGACGGGAGTTCTCCCAGTACCGACCGTCGGAAACACGCCTTGGTATCGAGGAACTCGACGACGTTTCTCAAGGGATTGAACGCCACTTCGAGCAAAGCGATGGCAGCCCCGACAGCTCGGTGATACGGACGTTCGAGCTGTCGGGTCTTTCGACTGTCGACCAGAGCTGTCTTTCGACGCTTGCCGCTGAGCACGGTGCGACTTTCATCCACGGCGAACGGGGGGTTCTCCTTGGCACAACCGAAGCGTTGTCGGCGCTCGCCGAGAACGGTGAGACGGGCGCTGTCAGTGAGAAAATGGATGACGATCACGCGTCGCTCGAACCAGTACTGGAAGCGATCGAAGAGCGGGTGAACGGAGGTCGGTAG
- a CDS encoding 6-hydroxymethylpterin diphosphokinase MptE-like protein gives MDFADWEPVYTAILDDFGFDRAGDERARDLLGDLTTEFDLSRLVFTGGTVAVVGGGPLPSEELARVHRADRVVAVAHAAEICRREDIPIDLVVTDLDTDPERAVVLTQGTPVAVAAHGDNIPALEAFVPKMTQRNVLGTTQANPIGHLLNVGGFTDGDRAAFIADHCGAKSLIFPGWDFDDPDVNPIKRRKLAWAERLLRWLEQRRNERFAVLDGRRAAIDTTVIPD, from the coding sequence GTGGATTTCGCCGACTGGGAGCCAGTGTATACAGCAATTCTCGACGATTTTGGGTTCGACAGAGCTGGCGACGAGCGCGCCCGTGATCTGCTGGGGGACCTCACCACCGAATTCGATCTCTCTCGTCTCGTATTCACCGGTGGAACGGTCGCAGTCGTCGGTGGTGGTCCGTTGCCTTCGGAAGAACTCGCACGTGTTCACAGAGCAGACCGTGTCGTAGCCGTCGCTCACGCGGCCGAGATCTGCCGTCGTGAGGATATTCCAATCGATCTCGTGGTCACAGATCTCGATACAGACCCTGAACGAGCGGTGGTGCTGACTCAGGGAACGCCAGTTGCGGTTGCTGCTCACGGTGATAACATCCCTGCACTCGAAGCGTTTGTCCCGAAAATGACCCAGCGGAACGTGCTCGGGACAACACAAGCCAACCCGATCGGCCATCTGCTGAACGTGGGTGGGTTCACAGATGGTGATCGTGCTGCCTTCATCGCCGACCACTGTGGGGCGAAATCGTTGATCTTCCCCGGCTGGGACTTCGATGATCCCGACGTGAATCCCATCAAACGCCGAAAGCTCGCGTGGGCCGAACGGCTGCTCCGCTGGCTCGAACAGAGACGAAACGAACGCTTTGCAGTGCTCGATGGGCGACGCGCGGCCATCGATACGACTGTGATTCCCGATTGA
- a CDS encoding DoxX family protein yields the protein MTDEETTDERPCGRVFLLARLVFGSVLAFSAIDNLRNLDEKIEYAESNNAPNPEQTVPFVSGALLFGSVGIMLWRLPRLAAISVLTFLVGVTPTMHDFWAVDEDQKEAQMVHFIKNLGLIGGALAFLVHGERDRR from the coding sequence ATGACTGACGAGGAAACGACTGACGAGCGACCATGTGGACGGGTGTTTCTTTTGGCTCGGCTGGTGTTCGGGAGTGTGCTCGCGTTCTCGGCTATTGATAACTTACGCAATCTCGATGAGAAGATCGAGTACGCAGAGAGCAACAACGCGCCAAATCCCGAACAGACAGTGCCCTTCGTCAGCGGTGCACTCCTGTTTGGCAGCGTTGGAATCATGCTCTGGCGGCTCCCGAGACTCGCCGCCATCTCGGTGTTGACGTTTCTTGTTGGTGTCACGCCGACGATGCACGATTTCTGGGCCGTTGACGAGGATCAAAAAGAAGCTCAGATGGTCCATTTCATCAAGAACCTCGGGCTCATCGGTGGAGCACTCGCGTTTCTCGTCCACGGCGAGCGCGACCGACGATAG